Below is a genomic region from Nilaparvata lugens isolate BPH chromosome 8, ASM1435652v1, whole genome shotgun sequence.
ataatcgttcaatttacaattataaaataattttatgtgtataattatatgtgtattattgtttatataatttataattataaaataattattattttgcatattttactgtttgcttatcatatggtcataattataatacaataattgatataatgtttcttcatagatttctttgcatcatttctgaaactcccacactgatttgaaatgttatcagaatacctagtatattgctatcattacataatttaataatcctgtgttattgaatcatcataatttattttatttacctacttttattgtgaaaaatatgagattggactatgagcctgttttttcattcccaatcatttcatgacagtttatatttgtccttgttaaataaataaaaataaataaataatacgctTCTCTtaaatctggcccaaagttattcccatgcttgtgaaaagttgacaatactaaaactactgcagtcacaaataaaaaaattcttttctttattaatattcaacctatttcattatttttgctctcaaaaagttaacaatgaactgcttaataaaggaaaaataacgcttccgtggaataagacatacaatgtagaaataaaatagaaattgaaactgtgcaatgcattctcccataagagccaatgcgtaacaaaatgaacgaatcccacagcaatgcgggttgcctatctttaccagctgcctcactttttttgtgttgctagtccattccagttagtttagagttcactggtCTAaggtatgaatatacaattggccgtgtctattctataactgttCTAAGGACTTAACGACAAAACAACGATTGAAAAGAAACAAACCACTCcttgtctcagacagcaccgtttcgcgcatgcgttagcaacgggtttttcccgttccattcagtcagatctttgaatgtaacgttctttctGATGATGGTTACCACAGAGAAGAGGATCGATCTCTTCTCTGtgtggttaccgagcactgtaactggagccaatcgtcattctatttgatgaagatattattatccaatgatgatttatcattaaattcaatataataatcaatttattattattttatttaataaaagaaagagtacttttgaaaaatataattaataaaatataacagttgttatttaactgatgttaaaaaacactataactaagtcagcatattgtcatttcaaaacaaaaaccgaaccctcaacctccccttttacatttaaaacatcaataaacataactatttgaaaaacctctatTCCCTTcaagcatattgcaatttcaaagcaaaatcctaacctatctttccacctttgaaatatcaaaaagcattattctacctggaccctagccctttctagcatattgcaatttaaaagcaaaaacctaacctaattttatggaaaattattaaatataatccagaaaaaacctaaccactaacctctaaccccttcacatttgataatttagatttcaaagcaaaatcctaaccccctaacctatcctttcacatttgaaacatcaaaaagcATAACTCcaactgcaccctagccccttctagcatattgcaatttcaaagcaaaaacctaacctatcctaataacacattattaaatataacctaaataaaacctaacctctaaccctttcacatttaatactttagatttattcgtcatctttagaacataaacatgtggttcatttcatgaacatgttcacaaacatgtggttcatttcatgaacatgttcataaacatgtggttcatttcatgaacatgttcacaaacatgtggttcatttcatgaacatgttcacaaacatgtgattcaaagcaaaatcctaaccgcctaacctatccttttacctttgaaacagagaaaactcctataatacTCCTATAAAACTTATGTTTCAAGTTTCTAGTTAGGCCTACACTTGTTCAGTTTTTGGATAAACTTTCATCGGTAATTTTGCTGATTCTATCCACGAAATTCAAATAGCATTATCATGGATGAGACAGTGCAGAATAAGGACGCTTATCCGAAAAGATGGTGTCACTTGAAAAAAGTTCTGGAAAGAACTGGACCATTTTGTCATCCGGATTTCGAGCCATCTATAGACGTAACCAACCATTTTATTATGACTACCTGTAAAATCCTAGTTATTGGAGCCGGCGGTCTAGGCTGTGAACTTTTGAAGAATCTAGCACTAATGGGATTTAAAGACATTCATGTGATTGATATGGACACTATTGATCTTTCCAATTTAAATAGACAGTTTCTGTTTCGCCGACATGATATCGGACAATCAAAAGCTGAAGTTGCTGCTAAATTTATCAACGAACGTATTCCCGGTTGCAGAGTGACGCCTCACTACTGTAAGATTCAGGATTTTGATGAGTCTTTCTACAGACAGTTTCATATTGTTGTATGCGGTTTGGATTCTATTGTCGCACGGAGATGGATTAATGGCATGCTCATATCTTTGCTGAACTACGACGATGATGGAGACCTTGATCAGTCTTCAATTATTCCTATGGTTGATGGCGGTACCGAAGGATTCAAGGGAAATGTACGAGTTATTCTCcctggaatttctgcctgtatTGAGTGCACCTTGGATCTCTTTCCTCCACAAgtaagataaaaataatattagtcTACATAatatgtagaaaatatattatgttagGCTTTAACTATACGAGCGTCTCAGAATTTTCTTAGCTCGTTGGCCGGATGCATTGTTTCTTATAGAGTGaactttaaatgtgaaatagaCGTTCCTCATAAGATACCATGCATTTTCTGAAGACGCGCGAAATAAATTCAGCGCACAAACGCTCGTATAGTTGGAACCTTACAGTTAAAAAAATATACTTCATGTTATGCCTCCGCTTCACTCTTGCTTAAAATTATCCAAGTCGATCGCCGAATGATGAACGCCTTTGATCGACATAAATCGCAGCAAACGCAAGCCGAGTGGCATTGTCTCATAGTAGTTAGCTGTTAACACTCTTGCGTTCGTCATCATTCCTACTGCATCTGCCAGTGTGAAGCACCGACACTAAATAACGttgtattcaaaaattattattttccaagatcatctgaaaatgCATTGAGCACTGTTCAAAGATTATGAAGGTGAAGGTAAGGCTTCAGAGTAGCCTAATCTTCTTAAAAATGCATACTTAGTagtttattcaatcataatcaGTAGCCTAGCCTATTGCtgctaatattataataatttattatgttgaatatttatttattaccgtGTATCATAATCATTTTTGTTGCTAATGATGCCTTAGTGTTTGATTTCTGCTTAGGTGATGTGAGGGAAATCATCCCTTTTCTCATTATAAAGTTATAAACTCaagttatttatttgaaaatatacatatttgagggcaccaggaactcaatcccattattgccctcataacgcacattgagcatacaatttgaaaaacaatacattaaattcaaaataatataactcaactaatatactattgaattttaggaaaaaactgaaaacaagatacaaacaaaatagtagaaaaccttacaaatatgaaacttataaaagaaaaagaaagacgtatgtaactaatactgaagaaaaattcaaattcaaaatgtttttattgccgTGAACAAATACATGTTATTGACTAAGTCATCAGGTAAACATATACATACATTTTACATACTCAAAACAGAGAAATACTATCACAGCCAATAGTTCCGCTACTTAGTTTCTTCACAGTTATATACAgtcagaaaaataaaaaagaaacaaagaaaAGAGAATAATGGGAAACTTTGCATACATAAAACTTGTAggtaaaaacatcaaaatattatgtaaagataatgaagataataaaattatgttagTAGGACAACTGTTGGCATGAAATTATTGTAGGAATAAGAGCGATTAAACTGAAAACATCaatagtataaattaaaatgaTATGGACTATGAAGCAACaatattaccaaaagagttCCCAAAAATAATTCCACTGTGGCCATCCAGATCAAAGACACAACAATCGCCTACCAATGACAGCAGGCCATAAAACCAAGAAACCAGAAGATATAGAAAAAACAGAACCATACCAAATACGTAGGAATCATCAGGAAAAACTTATAATTGATAGATGGCAACATGTTTTAAATcacattaatttgttttatatatattatttcatatgtATAATCACTCAttcctatttttattattgCGGATGATACACCCACATGAGCTTGTGTGTTGGTAATGAAAAGTGAGTGTGatatttgatgagatgatcaaatgctcatgcctaccggcgggattcgaacccacgaccaggtagcgctagcagactgaagtaCAACGCCCTAGTCAACTCGGCTAACTTGACCGGAATCTGGACCAATAGGAATGATAGTGCCCAGTCTAACAGCTTGATGAGTCGTTCCGATGGTGAAGTTAGATCTGCATGATAAATTCTTATgcacattgaaaatattcatttcctCGATACATATCCAAcactaaacatttttttctttttgtaaAGGATAGTAGGCACATTATATAGTTTCTCAATAGTTGGATATTTTTTGGATAGTTGGTATTACCGGTGAATTAGTAACATAACAAATTGACAACTAaaactgaataaatgaatattgacATTATAAGCTTGGTATTAGGGCCCGGCCACACAGACAGTGATCTGAGATCCTGTAGCTTTCtactatatctatatcttaggCTACATATACAGTGTCCCACGGAAGGTGTAACAACCAtaaaccatagattctacattaaattttcaacaaaaaatgttaagtaaaattttcttatatcgattTTCTTATTCGAGagatatagatttttcgatattctTTCAGAACGACAATAACTAGAAAGCTATCATTACAAATCTTAATTgtaaggatatggttgg
It encodes:
- the LOC111046840 gene encoding NEDD8-activating enzyme E1 catalytic subunit translates to MDETVQNKDAYPKRWCHLKKVLERTGPFCHPDFEPSIDVTNHFIMTTCKILVIGAGGLGCELLKNLALMGFKDIHVIDMDTIDLSNLNRQFLFRRHDIGQSKAEVAAKFINERIPGCRVTPHYCKIQDFDESFYRQFHIVVCGLDSIVARRWINGMLISLLNYDDDGDLDQSSIIPMVDGGTEGFKGNVRVILPGISACIECTLDLFPPQVSTHKKLKNFRLVQGVVKNIIPAVASTNAAIAAACTTEVFKIATSCSVPLSNYMVFNDVDGLYTYTYEAEKKEDCLACGQTSKVLEIKSTDIKLQQLIDLLSEQYQMKNPGVTMSLGGKNRTLYLPTVASIEEQTRENLKKSLGELGLGNGGEINVADVTSPNTLVFVLRVASGGEGMQVE